From Deltaproteobacteria bacterium:
AGACCTTTAAAAAAGGCCTCAAACTCGACCCGGAGAACACGCTAATAAAGAAGCAGCTTGCAGCGCTCGGCGTACGGAAGAACCCGGTAATACCGTTTCTTTCGAGAAACAACCCCATAAACAGGTTTCTCGGAAAACTCAAGCACTCGCCGGGAAAAACGGCAGCGCCGGCGAAAAAGGGCACCGGAAAAAAGCCTTAGGCAAAAGGAGAAAACACAAATGCCTTATAAAAAAGCAATTATCAAAACTTTCGCACTTCTTATAACCGTAATCGCACTCGGCTCGGCATGGGTAAACATAACTGCAGCTGCCGAAAAAAAACCTGCGGTAGCTGCCGAACCTGTCATAAAGGAAGAGCCGGATAAAAGCAAGGTGTGCATGATAAACAACAGATACATGGGCTCCGGGCAGATACCGGTAACAGTAGATGGCAAGACATACTACGGCTGTTGCGCCGGGTGCGCAAAAACGCTCACCGACAAAAAAGAGAGCCGCATGGCAAAGGACCCGCTTACCGGCAAAGAGGTGGACAAGGCAACGGCATTCATAGCGGTCGATTATTCGAACAGCACCGTCTACTACTTCGAGAACAAGGCGAACTACGAAAAATTCATAAAAACAACGGCCAAATGACCGCTTCGCGCATGAATAATGCACAAACCATAAAGGCAGCCGCGGTAGCGGCTGCCTTGCTTTTTTTCGCCTCCGGGTGCGCGGCCGGCGCGATAAAAAAGGCCGACTCGCTTTCAACAAGCTACCTTAAGGGAACGCCTCATGCCAAAGGCAGCGGCATTTTCATGGGCCGCGACGGCGCGCTAAAGATGCAGCGCCGCTTTCTTGCTAAAATCTCCAACCTCGGCTCTCCCGTAGGCTACAAGGCAGCGCTTACGAACCCGAAGATGCAGGAAAAGTTCGGCGTAACAGAACCCGTGCTCGGCGTCCTTCTCCACGGCATGCTCGTAAAGGACAAGGCGCACGTCAAGGCCTCTTACGGCGCAAGGCCCTTTGCAGAGGCGGACATCATCGTACGCGTATCGGATAGGGCAATAAACAACGCAAAGACACCTGAAGAGGCGTTCGAGTATATAGACCTGATAATACCGTTCATCGAACTTCCGGACCTCGTGTACATGGCTGACATAAAAATGACAGCAAACGACATCATCGCGGCTAACGCGGGAGCACGGCTCGGCGTCATGGGGGGGCCGGTTGCGCTGCCGCCAGGCAGCGCAAGAGCGGCGTACCTTAAATACCTAAGGAACTCAACTATCGAAGTATTTGACTATAACGGAAATCTCGTTACAGAAGGGCGCATGGACTCAATACTCGAAGACCCGATGAACGCGGTTCTCTGGATAAGGGACGAGGTATTAAGGCGCGGCCTGCAGTTAAAAGAAGGAGACCTTCTCTCTCTTGGGAGCATCACGGCGCCTATCAAAGTAGAACCCGGAGTACGCCTAAAGGCCGTGTACACCGGTCTTGACGGCCCGGGTTCCAAAGCATCGGCAGAGGTATACTTCGAGTACTAAAGCTCTTTTACCGAAAGCGGCTTTACGTGGCCAAGCCGTCCGTCAGCATCACGAATGTGCCCTATATCCTGCCACCTTCTCTTTAAAACCTTTGCACCGTAGGCATCCGTCATCACAGGATCATAACCCGCAATTATGATGCCGGGCTTCGGGTCGCAGTGCGGCCCCCAAAGATGCGCTTCGCTCATGCCGATTGTAGCATCGATAACCGTAAAATCCGGCGTCCTGTGCATGTTAAGGTCAAGGACCGACTCCTGCATCATCGAATGAAAGGCAGACTTCTTCCAGTGCCCGCCTGCACGATAATGGAGCGGCGGAACAGCGCCCATCATATTTTTCATCGTAAGGGTAACGCCTGCAAGCGAATGCGCCTTTAGAACAGGCACTGAGATTATGAAGCTGTCGAATAAAATGTCGGGTAGATAGAACTCGGGCCACCTCGTAAGCTCGGGGTTCGAAAGTTTTCTAAGCGGCTCTTTATTCAAATCAACGAGCCCGACGTTCCTTCGCTTCGCCATCTTCGTATAGCCAAGCTCATCGAATGCGTGCGGGGTATCGTAACTGGCCGCGCCGCAGCCCTCGCCTATTATTATCTCTACTCCGGGAAGTCTTTCCCTAAGACCGTCTACGAGCGCCTCTACAAGTTCAACCGGAGTCGTCACAGGCGGGGCCATGGCCTCTACGAGGTTTGGCTTTAGAAGCACCCTCTTCTTATCTCCTGTATCGAGGCGCGCGGCATCGAGGATTGCGTCCACCGAAGCCTTCCAGTCGCCATTGTGTCCTATTATAAAGGTCGTTCTTTTAAGTGTTTCGTCCATGTAAAAATTTTACCGCCATGCTAAGCGGCTGTCAACCCGCTTAATACGCATTGTGCTTTAAAAACCCGGCAAATATGATAAAATACGGCTCATGTACGAAAAAATACTTCTCTGCCTCGAC
This genomic window contains:
- a CDS encoding hydratase, yielding MNNAQTIKAAAVAAALLFFASGCAAGAIKKADSLSTSYLKGTPHAKGSGIFMGRDGALKMQRRFLAKISNLGSPVGYKAALTNPKMQEKFGVTEPVLGVLLHGMLVKDKAHVKASYGARPFAEADIIVRVSDRAINNAKTPEEAFEYIDLIIPFIELPDLVYMADIKMTANDIIAANAGARLGVMGGPVALPPGSARAAYLKYLRNSTIEVFDYNGNLVTEGRMDSILEDPMNAVLWIRDEVLRRGLQLKEGDLLSLGSITAPIKVEPGVRLKAVYTGLDGPGSKASAEVYFEY
- a CDS encoding DUF362 domain-containing protein, which produces MDETLKRTTFIIGHNGDWKASVDAILDAARLDTGDKKRVLLKPNLVEAMAPPVTTPVELVEALVDGLRERLPGVEIIIGEGCGAASYDTPHAFDELGYTKMAKRRNVGLVDLNKEPLRKLSNPELTRWPEFYLPDILFDSFIISVPVLKAHSLAGVTLTMKNMMGAVPPLHYRAGGHWKKSAFHSMMQESVLDLNMHRTPDFTVIDATIGMSEAHLWGPHCDPKPGIIIAGYDPVMTDAYGAKVLKRRWQDIGHIRDADGRLGHVKPLSVKEL